Proteins from one Sarcophilus harrisii chromosome 2, mSarHar1.11, whole genome shotgun sequence genomic window:
- the WDCP gene encoding WD repeat and coiled-coil-containing protein isoform X2 — protein sequence MDLGKSKLLRTGLNALYQAIHPIHGIAWTDGKQVILMTLQLQNQEPKFGNSRIIGQFEHVHGLTWSPPGVSSSPTLLAVQHKKHVTVWQLCASPSERSKLLVSQTCEIGEPFPVLPQGCVWHPHKAILTVLTSRDVSVLHSVHCDNSRVKADLVKVHGFVHCACWTRDGQRLVVAVGSSLHSFTWDETQKALHLCSCCPVFEVGSPICSVLATVDMQIAVATELPLDKICSLGSMEALEISPPSRAGSTQPPFPDPRKTSGSSEPSSSSSASVSSSSLDSLVLSQILPRSSRSDSNSLFNLRDKDCLSAMDQDSSHLVLVTFDRMVTATRKVGIPGILVPDMLAFDSRSQVVAVASNMCHIILIYALGSSLAPSVQCIRLESCERPKGICFLSDKRLLILVGKQKFTDPTFLPSSKSDRYTIRLVIREISFEDEPSWRSVWSQQDFCNVNVTLGMAPKKKLGESHCPIFYPPRKELLLPGSLTLHSRTSGKTLIEEISEPSQTSRFNSPPPPTAASAERPEAGPGLQPAALPSPHARPNSPKNHCRLIHEPLNLPQGQAVTNEKEENRLCGTLDRLSGNFTDLHQRLSELLELLRNQKQSPSPTSYPHSQDPSFLLITCQKPSSAGPVVDKRAVLLCDGKLRLQMVQQMFGISLVEMQHGSLWILLSADSEGFIPLIFSASQEIIIRDGSGSGSASGNGSGSCSSSTSASASANGSANGLGSPTQ from the exons ATGGACTTGGGCAAGAGCAAGCTCCTGCGCACTGGCCTCAACGCCCTGTACCAGGCGATCCATCCCATCCACGGCATCGCCTGGACCGACGGCAAGCAGGTGATCCTGATGACGCTGCAGCTGCAGAACCAGGAGCCCAAGTTCGGGAACTCGCGCATCATCGGGCAGTTCGAGCACGTGCACGGGCTGACCTGGAGCCCCCCGGGCGTCAGCAGCAGCCCCACGCTGCTGGCGGTGCAGCACAAGAAGCACGTGACCGTGTGGCAGCTGTGTGCCAGCCCCTCGGAGCGGAGCAAGCTGCTGGTGTCGCAGACGTGCGAGATCGGGGAGCCCTTCCCCGTGCTGCCTCAGGGCTGCGTCTGGCACCCCCACAAGGCCATCCTGACGGTGCTCACCAGCCGCGACGTCTCTGTGCTGCACTCGGTGCACTGTGACAACTCGCGGGTGAAGGCCGACCTGGTCAAGGTGCACGGCTTTGTGCACTGCGCCTGCTGGACCCGGGACGGCCAGCGGCTGGTGGTGGCCGTGGGCAGCTCGCTGCACTCCTTCACCTGGGACGAGACGCAGAAAGCCTTGCACCTGTGCTCCTGCTGCCCCGTGTTTGAGGTGGGCAGTCCCATCTGCTCCGTGCTGGCCACCGTGGACATGCAGATCGCCGTGGCCACTGAGCTCCCGCTGGACAAGATCTGCAGCCTGGGCTCCATGGAGGCCCTGGAGATCTCCCCGCCATCCCGGGCGGGCAGCACGCAGCCACCCTTCCCGGACCCCAGGAAGACCTCCGGCAGCTCggagccctcctcctcctcctccgcgtCCGTCTCCTCTTCGTCCCTGGACTCCTTGGTGCTCTCTCAGATTCTGCCCAGGAGCTCCAGGTCGGACTCCAACTCGCTCTTCAACCTCCGAGACAAGGACTGCTTGTCTGCCATGGATCAGGACTCCtcccatctggtcctggtgacCTTCGACAGGATGGTCACCGCCACCCGCAAGGTGGGCATCCCCGGCATCCTGGTGCCGGACATGCTGGCCTTTGACTCCCGGTCGCAGGTGGTCGCCGTGGCCTCCAACATGTGCCACATCATCCTGATCTACGCACTGGGCTCCTCGCTGGCTCCCAGCGTCCAGTGCATCCGGCTGGAGTCCTGCGAGAGGCCCAAAGGCATCTGCTTCTTGTCTGACAAGCGCCTGCTGATCCTGGTGGGGAAGCAGAAGTTCACGGACCCCACCTTCCTGCCCTCCTCCAAGTCTGACCGCTACACCATCCGCCTGGTCATCAGGGAGATCAGCTTCGAAGACGAGCCCTCCTGGAGGTCCGTCTGGAGCCAGCAGGACTTCTGCAATGTCAACGTGACGCTGGGCATGGCCCCCAAGAAGAAGCTGGGGGAGAGCCACTGCCCCATCTTCTACCCCCCGCGGAAGGAGCTCCTCCTCCCCGGGAGCCTCACCCTCCACTCGCGGACAAGCGGCAAGACCCTCATCGAGGAGATCTCGGAGCCTTCCCAGACCTCCAGGTTCAACTCGCCGCCGCCCCCCACCGCCGCTTCTGCGGAAAGGCCGGAGGCCGGCCCCGGCCTCCAGCCTGCGGCCCTCCCTAGCCCCCACGCCAGGCCCAACTCCCCAAAGAACCACTGCCGCCTGATCCACGAGCCCCTGAACCTTCCCCAGGGCCAGGCCGTCACCAACGAGAAGGAGGAAAACCGGCTCTGTGGGACGCTGGACAGGCTGTCCGGGAACTTCACGGATCTCCACCAACGCCTCTCCGAGCTCCTCGAGCTCCTGCGTAACCAGAAGCAGTCGCCGTCCCCCACCAGTTACCCACACTCTCAAGAcccatcttttcttctcatcACCTGCCAG AAGCCCTCCTCCGCAGGCCCCGTGGTGGACAAGAGAGCCGTCCTTCTCTGCGATGGCAAGTTGCGCCTGCAGATGGTCCAGCAGATGTTCGGCATCTCTCTGGTGGAGATGCAGCACG GCTCCCTCTGGATCCTCCTTTCCGCCGACAGTGAAGGCTTCATCCCGTTAATCTTCTCGGCCTCCCAGGAGATCATCATCCGCGACGGCAGCGGCAGTGGCAGCGCCAGCGGCAACGGCAGCGGCAGCTGCAGCAGTAGCACCAGTGCCAGTGCCAGCGCCAACGGCAGCGCCAACGGGCTGGGCTCCCCCACACAGTGA
- the WDCP gene encoding WD repeat and coiled-coil-containing protein isoform X1, with product MRRPRCLPAGRMDLGKSKLLRTGLNALYQAIHPIHGIAWTDGKQVILMTLQLQNQEPKFGNSRIIGQFEHVHGLTWSPPGVSSSPTLLAVQHKKHVTVWQLCASPSERSKLLVSQTCEIGEPFPVLPQGCVWHPHKAILTVLTSRDVSVLHSVHCDNSRVKADLVKVHGFVHCACWTRDGQRLVVAVGSSLHSFTWDETQKALHLCSCCPVFEVGSPICSVLATVDMQIAVATELPLDKICSLGSMEALEISPPSRAGSTQPPFPDPRKTSGSSEPSSSSSASVSSSSLDSLVLSQILPRSSRSDSNSLFNLRDKDCLSAMDQDSSHLVLVTFDRMVTATRKVGIPGILVPDMLAFDSRSQVVAVASNMCHIILIYALGSSLAPSVQCIRLESCERPKGICFLSDKRLLILVGKQKFTDPTFLPSSKSDRYTIRLVIREISFEDEPSWRSVWSQQDFCNVNVTLGMAPKKKLGESHCPIFYPPRKELLLPGSLTLHSRTSGKTLIEEISEPSQTSRFNSPPPPTAASAERPEAGPGLQPAALPSPHARPNSPKNHCRLIHEPLNLPQGQAVTNEKEENRLCGTLDRLSGNFTDLHQRLSELLELLRNQKQSPSPTSYPHSQDPSFLLITCQKPSSAGPVVDKRAVLLCDGKLRLQMVQQMFGISLVEMQHGSLWILLSADSEGFIPLIFSASQEIIIRDGSGSGSASGNGSGSCSSSTSASASANGSANGLGSPTQ from the exons ATGAGGCGCCCGAG GTGCCTTCCGGCGGGAAGGATGGACTTGGGCAAGAGCAAGCTCCTGCGCACTGGCCTCAACGCCCTGTACCAGGCGATCCATCCCATCCACGGCATCGCCTGGACCGACGGCAAGCAGGTGATCCTGATGACGCTGCAGCTGCAGAACCAGGAGCCCAAGTTCGGGAACTCGCGCATCATCGGGCAGTTCGAGCACGTGCACGGGCTGACCTGGAGCCCCCCGGGCGTCAGCAGCAGCCCCACGCTGCTGGCGGTGCAGCACAAGAAGCACGTGACCGTGTGGCAGCTGTGTGCCAGCCCCTCGGAGCGGAGCAAGCTGCTGGTGTCGCAGACGTGCGAGATCGGGGAGCCCTTCCCCGTGCTGCCTCAGGGCTGCGTCTGGCACCCCCACAAGGCCATCCTGACGGTGCTCACCAGCCGCGACGTCTCTGTGCTGCACTCGGTGCACTGTGACAACTCGCGGGTGAAGGCCGACCTGGTCAAGGTGCACGGCTTTGTGCACTGCGCCTGCTGGACCCGGGACGGCCAGCGGCTGGTGGTGGCCGTGGGCAGCTCGCTGCACTCCTTCACCTGGGACGAGACGCAGAAAGCCTTGCACCTGTGCTCCTGCTGCCCCGTGTTTGAGGTGGGCAGTCCCATCTGCTCCGTGCTGGCCACCGTGGACATGCAGATCGCCGTGGCCACTGAGCTCCCGCTGGACAAGATCTGCAGCCTGGGCTCCATGGAGGCCCTGGAGATCTCCCCGCCATCCCGGGCGGGCAGCACGCAGCCACCCTTCCCGGACCCCAGGAAGACCTCCGGCAGCTCggagccctcctcctcctcctccgcgtCCGTCTCCTCTTCGTCCCTGGACTCCTTGGTGCTCTCTCAGATTCTGCCCAGGAGCTCCAGGTCGGACTCCAACTCGCTCTTCAACCTCCGAGACAAGGACTGCTTGTCTGCCATGGATCAGGACTCCtcccatctggtcctggtgacCTTCGACAGGATGGTCACCGCCACCCGCAAGGTGGGCATCCCCGGCATCCTGGTGCCGGACATGCTGGCCTTTGACTCCCGGTCGCAGGTGGTCGCCGTGGCCTCCAACATGTGCCACATCATCCTGATCTACGCACTGGGCTCCTCGCTGGCTCCCAGCGTCCAGTGCATCCGGCTGGAGTCCTGCGAGAGGCCCAAAGGCATCTGCTTCTTGTCTGACAAGCGCCTGCTGATCCTGGTGGGGAAGCAGAAGTTCACGGACCCCACCTTCCTGCCCTCCTCCAAGTCTGACCGCTACACCATCCGCCTGGTCATCAGGGAGATCAGCTTCGAAGACGAGCCCTCCTGGAGGTCCGTCTGGAGCCAGCAGGACTTCTGCAATGTCAACGTGACGCTGGGCATGGCCCCCAAGAAGAAGCTGGGGGAGAGCCACTGCCCCATCTTCTACCCCCCGCGGAAGGAGCTCCTCCTCCCCGGGAGCCTCACCCTCCACTCGCGGACAAGCGGCAAGACCCTCATCGAGGAGATCTCGGAGCCTTCCCAGACCTCCAGGTTCAACTCGCCGCCGCCCCCCACCGCCGCTTCTGCGGAAAGGCCGGAGGCCGGCCCCGGCCTCCAGCCTGCGGCCCTCCCTAGCCCCCACGCCAGGCCCAACTCCCCAAAGAACCACTGCCGCCTGATCCACGAGCCCCTGAACCTTCCCCAGGGCCAGGCCGTCACCAACGAGAAGGAGGAAAACCGGCTCTGTGGGACGCTGGACAGGCTGTCCGGGAACTTCACGGATCTCCACCAACGCCTCTCCGAGCTCCTCGAGCTCCTGCGTAACCAGAAGCAGTCGCCGTCCCCCACCAGTTACCCACACTCTCAAGAcccatcttttcttctcatcACCTGCCAG AAGCCCTCCTCCGCAGGCCCCGTGGTGGACAAGAGAGCCGTCCTTCTCTGCGATGGCAAGTTGCGCCTGCAGATGGTCCAGCAGATGTTCGGCATCTCTCTGGTGGAGATGCAGCACG GCTCCCTCTGGATCCTCCTTTCCGCCGACAGTGAAGGCTTCATCCCGTTAATCTTCTCGGCCTCCCAGGAGATCATCATCCGCGACGGCAGCGGCAGTGGCAGCGCCAGCGGCAACGGCAGCGGCAGCTGCAGCAGTAGCACCAGTGCCAGTGCCAGCGCCAACGGCAGCGCCAACGGGCTGGGCTCCCCCACACAGTGA
- the TP53I3 gene encoding quinone oxidoreductase PIG3 yields MLAVYFDQPGDPSNLYLKEVAKPEPGPGEVLLKVAASALNRADVLQRRAQYHPPEGASNILGLEVSGHVAKIGPSCQGPWKEGQPAMALLAGGGQAEYAVVPEVCLMPIPSGLTLTQAAAIPEAWLTAFQLLHLVGQVKAGETVLIHAGSSGVGTAAVQLARLAGAIPLITAGSQDKIEAVKKLGAAAGFNYKEEDFSAATLEFTKGAGANVILDCIGGSYWEKNVACLALDGRWVLYGLLGGAEVHGELLSKLLAKRGNLFTSLLRSRDKKYKAELVSAFTQQILPHFAQDKPRALRPVVDSVYPLKQVAEAHEYMEQNKNLGKIVLEVASGLGSQ; encoded by the exons ATGTTGGCTGTGTACTTTGACCAGCCCGGGGACCCCAGCAATCTTTACCTGAAAGAGGTGGCCAAGCCTGAACCCGGACCAGGAGAAGTCCTTCTGAAGGTGGCTGCCAGTGCCCTGAACAGGGCAGATGTGCTGCAG CGCCGTGCCCAGTACCACCCACCTGAAGGAGCCAGCAACATCCTGGGCCTGGAGGTGTCTGGTCACGTGGCCAAAATTGGCCCAAGCTGTCAGGGGCCGTGGAAAGAAGGACAACCGGCGATGGCTCTGCTTGCGGGGGGCGGCCAGGCAGAGTACGCCGTGGTCCCCGAAGTGTGCCTCATGCCAATTCCCAGCGGACTGACTCTCACCCAGGCAGCCGCCATACCCGAGGCCTGGCTCACGGCCTTCCAGTTGCTCCACCTTGTAG GCCAAGTGAAGGCTGGGGAGACTGTGCTGATACATGCGGGATCCAGTGGCGTGGGCACAGCCGCCGTGCAGCTGGCCCGCCTGGCTGGCGCCATTCCTTTGATCACTGCTGGGTCCCAGGACAAAATTGAGGCAGTGAAAAAGCTTGGGGCTGCTGCGGGTTTCAACTACAAGGAAGAGGATTTTTCAGCTGCAACACTGGAGTTTACTAAAG GTGCTGGAGCCAATGTCATTCTGGACTGTATCGGTGGGTCCTACTGGGAGAAGAACGTGGCTTGCCTGGCCCTGGATGGCCGATGGGTGCTGTACGGCCTGCTAGGCGGGGCCGAGGTCCATGGAGAGCTTCTCTCCAAGCTCCTGGCTAAGCGAGGGAACCTCTTCACGAGTCTGCTGAGATCCCGGGACAAGAAG TACAAAGCAGAGCTGGTGTCCGCCTTCACCCAGCAGATCCTGCCTCACTTTGCCCAGGACAAGCCCAGGGCGCTGAGACCTGTAGTGGACAGCGTCTACCCCCTGAAGCAGGTGGCAGAAGCCCATGAGTACATGGAGCAGAATAAGAACCTGGGCAAGATAGTTCTGGAGGTGGCCTCCGGGCTTGGGTCACAATAA
- the FKBP1B gene encoding peptidyl-prolyl cis-trans isomerase FKBP1B isoform X3, which yields MGVEIETISPGDGRTFPKKGQTCVVHYTGMLQNGKKFDSSRDRNKPFRFKIGRQEVIKGFEDGTAQMSLGQRAKLTCTPDVAYGATGHPGVIPANATLIFDVELLRLE from the exons ATGGGCGTGGAGATCGAGACCATCTCCCCTGGAGATG GAAGGACGTTTCCCAAGAAGGGCCAGACGTGTGTGGTGCACTACACAG GAATGCTTCAAAATGGGAAGAAGTTTGATTCCTCCAGAGACAGAAACAAGCCTTTCAGGTTCAAGATTGGCAGGCAAGAAGTGATCAAAGGCTTTGAGGATGGCACTGCCCAG ATGAGCCTGGGTCAGAGGGCGAAGCTGACCTGCACCCCTGACGTGGCCTATGGAGCCACGGGGCACCCGGGAGTCATCCCTGCCAACGCCACCCTCATCTTTGACGTGGAGCTGCTCAGGTTAGAGTGA
- the FKBP1B gene encoding peptidyl-prolyl cis-trans isomerase FKBP1B isoform X2 encodes MGVEIETISPGDGRTFPKKGQTCVVHYTGMLQNGKKFDSSRDRNKPFRFKIGRQEVIKGFEDGTAQMSLGQRAKLTCTPDVAYGATGHPGVIPANATLIFDVELLRSCRSQPDVHKPGPSPPAAGDPASSSLLTWN; translated from the exons ATGGGCGTGGAGATCGAGACCATCTCCCCTGGAGATG GAAGGACGTTTCCCAAGAAGGGCCAGACGTGTGTGGTGCACTACACAG GAATGCTTCAAAATGGGAAGAAGTTTGATTCCTCCAGAGACAGAAACAAGCCTTTCAGGTTCAAGATTGGCAGGCAAGAAGTGATCAAAGGCTTTGAGGATGGCACTGCCCAG ATGAGCCTGGGTCAGAGGGCGAAGCTGACCTGCACCCCTGACGTGGCCTATGGAGCCACGGGGCACCCGGGAGTCATCCCTGCCAACGCCACCCTCATCTTTGACGTGGAGCTGCTCAG GAGCTGCCGGTCCCAGCCGGACGTGCACAAGCCAGGCCCGAGCCCGCCCGCCGCTGGCGACCCTGCCTCGTCCTCGCTGCTAACCTGGAACTAA
- the FKBP1B gene encoding peptidyl-prolyl cis-trans isomerase FKBP1B isoform X1, translated as MGVEIETISPGDGRTFPKKGQTCVVHYTGMLQNGKKFDSSRDRNKPFRFKIGRQEVIKGFEDGTAQMSLGQRAKLTCTPDVAYGATGHPGVIPANATLIFDVELLSKKSALPYLSTEPRSCRSQPDVHKPGPSPPAAGDPASSSLLTWN; from the exons ATGGGCGTGGAGATCGAGACCATCTCCCCTGGAGATG GAAGGACGTTTCCCAAGAAGGGCCAGACGTGTGTGGTGCACTACACAG GAATGCTTCAAAATGGGAAGAAGTTTGATTCCTCCAGAGACAGAAACAAGCCTTTCAGGTTCAAGATTGGCAGGCAAGAAGTGATCAAAGGCTTTGAGGATGGCACTGCCCAG ATGAGCCTGGGTCAGAGGGCGAAGCTGACCTGCACCCCTGACGTGGCCTATGGAGCCACGGGGCACCCGGGAGTCATCCCTGCCAACGCCACCCTCATCTTTGACGTGGAGCTGCTCAG CAAAAAGTCTGCACTGCCTTACTTGTCCACTGAGCCCAGGAGCTGCCGGTCCCAGCCGGACGTGCACAAGCCAGGCCCGAGCCCGCCCGCCGCTGGCGACCCTGCCTCGTCCTCGCTGCTAACCTGGAACTAA
- the SF3B6 gene encoding splicing factor 3B subunit 6: protein MAMQAAKRANIRLPPEVNRILYIRNLPYKITAEEMYDIFGKYGPIRQIRVGNTPETRGTAYVVYEDIFDAKNACDHLSGFNVCNRYLVVLYYNANRAFQKMDTKKKEEQLKLLKEKYGINTDPPK from the exons ATGGCGATGCAAGCGGCTAAACGCGCGAAC atccGGCTCCCGCCCGAGGTGAACCGCATCCTCTACATCCGCAACCTGCCCTACAAGATCACGGCCGAGGAGATGTACGACATCTTCGGCAAGTACGGGCCCATCCGGCAGATCCGCGT tggGAACACCCCGGAAACCCGAGGCACTGCCTACGTGGTCTATGAGGACATCTTTGACGCCAAGAACGCGTGCGACCATCTGTCCGGCTTCAACGTGTGCAACCGCTACCTCGTGGTGCTCTACTACAACGCCAACCGG GCTTTCCAGAAGATGGACACGAAGAAGAAGGAGGAGCAGCTGAAGCTGCTGAAGGAGAAATATGGCATCAACACGGACCCCCCCAAGTGA